TAGGAGAAAATTACcctattactaaataaaaggTGGGTTTTCTgacttttatataacaaactgttaaaaacatttccaagcttcattaataacaaaaaaactgcTCTTAAACCCGGAATCATTATTATCAAATCTATGATCTACTCTATGTTCACTTCTAACTAAGCCATATATCGTAAaggcatttaaataataaataaatttttagcaTAACAACTAGCATTTTAGATAGATAGGTATCctactaaaaataaagatatctTACTTTCCGACATCTTTCACATCTACCTTCAGCTGGAAATGGCGGAGCTGCTGGTGGCTTCATATCTTGTGTCTGATCAACATGACccctgaaaatttaattagttcttatatagcaataaaatttatttattcatattgcaCACATATGAACATAAAGGGTAAAAGGGTAGatctaaattaacatttaacatGCTCATTtgcatgttataaaaatatttttatttgttagttaaacGGTTTATATCTTTCCATAAATCTGAATAAATCAATGTAAAGTTCTTAATGTGGTCttgtttatacaaaaattatcaaagaagTGAGATTTGTAAGTCTGTGTGTTTGTAACAAACCAACTAAAAACTATTGAAcctttttcaattttctttcaGTATTAAAATGCAACATTATCCCTAacaacttaaatatatttattctcataaAAGAATGTCTCTgtgaaataaaagtaaaaaacctaaaaacctATGATTAAAATTCCCAGTTGACTTACTTGTAATGTTTAATCATATCACTTTTTGTCTTGCacttaacaaaacaaatacaacaGTAATAAACTtccttatcaaaatccatattATCAAATCCATCATCAGATTCATCTTTAACTATTTCTAAATTAATGCTGTCTTTCAAATTCATATCAAAGAATTCTGCGTGCAACATAGCATGGTTTTTCTTTTCTGCAGACTGCACATGGCCATTTCTTTCATTTTCTTCttttggatttttatttttcttaatctcTATAAGGAGATTATCATCGCTGTCTGAGCCATTGTGATCGAAACTGTCATCGTTTGAAACCAACTCCTGTTTTATAACAATGGGTGACTGTAGTGGTTCaacttttacttttatctGAAAATCTTCTTCAGCCTGAGTACTTTGTTCATTTTTTAGATAATCAGTAGTTTCAATGCCTAAATTTAGTGTATTTCTTACAGGATTTGGTACAGTTATTGCTAACTGCAGGGATAGCATTTTCCTGAGTCTGAAAACCAgttgtgaaataaaaataagctattgtttcattaaataaactttgtaGCAGAgaaatgtagttattttacaCCATATTTAACATGTTTATACAGAGGTTACAAATGAAGAATGCATAAAATTACTTGACAGAAAGAAATTCttcatgtattttttattttaaattatttaaatattatttccataataactgaaaaatatgtacttaaaatttcatattaactctaaaacaatgaaaaaattagccaaataatattttattttaataatatttacaggtagttgtttaaacaaataattttaaatattatctacCGTAAGTACAAActgtattgtaataatttatgtatctaAGATTACCTGTTTTCGACTTCAATTGTTTCATTACAAAACTGATAGAAATCATTGACTTTGCAGCTACATTTGTCACAAATTTTCTTGGGTAAAGGATCATTTTTGACCacctaaaattaaattaaatatattaagccCTAAAATTCATCAGGCCAAAATACAACATAGAAACTAGTGATTACATTATAAGTTTTACCTTTATTGGCAAATACATGGACATTTTTGAAAACAACGCCTTTTCTTCGTCAAATATGTAGTTGTTTACAAATTTGTTGGAGCAACAAAGACGACAAATATCGTCCATTGCGAAAATAAACAAGATTTAcgaaatcataaaatataaaatacttggGATGTTTGTACTTGGACTCGAAAGTTTTCGGCCACAGGTTTTCGTCTTTTTCACAAACTACGAAATGACAGATTGTTGTTCGTGGTTGTGTGTCAGCTATatgtcaaattaattatttgtcaaAGTGTTGCCatataacaatattgtaaGATTTTTGAGGAACacctaaaaagaaaatgtatacaCATAGTGATCTGTACTTATATTCTTGTATATTATAGATTAGCAGACAAAAGGGGTGGGCGGTGAAGGCAGGCGCAGACGAGCCCTTGTGCTAACTTTTGATTAATGAACTGACTAATATGCATTGTTCAAAAGTTTACTTCTTGCAAttcagaaaataaaattgaaagttGGACATATATTTGTGAAGTAAACTTGCACGTTTGTTAAGGGTAGCTTATTGATTTAAGCttgaattttctatatttataggtacttacttaaattaaaatgatatcaACTTAGGTAACACCCAATTCTTTCAAAAATCATAGACATACAAAGAAACAAAGAATCGATgcaattaaatatacagtcTATAAATTCTGCAAAATACCAAATTGTAAGTATACAAATCACACATAGGAAACAAAATCGaatcaaattttcataatcATACATagttaaacattaaaagaatTGGCATAATATAACTTCCTTGTGCGAGTTCTTTTGCGATAGGCCGCGATAAATACGTCGACAGCCACTTATCTTTATCGTGCgccttcaataaataaagtgtaaaaaaaCGAGATAAAACCAAGGTACCTTTGTAGTGGCTGACGTGACTGGTATGAATTTCACTATTTTCTAATCGTTTTGCAATGCAACGTTTATACTTTGACATATTCACAAACAATAAATGTGACTGTCCCTGACACTACTATCGAACCATTTCCCCTAGGACCTGGTCTCTTTTGCGTTACTAATTACACATACctaaatcattattatgttTTCTCCAGGAGTTAATCTCCTGAATAAATCCACGTGACCAAACAGTTGTTTGCTTTAAGCAATCCtgcaatttagttttatatttgatCAACTAAGGGCCttaattattgtgtttttagaatataacaaatatttactcGTGTGGATTAGCtatctataaaatacttttgttggcattattataatgaagTAGAGATGAGTAAATATTACACTTTTTCTGAGTCTGAACCGAGGCGAAATGTATATTCCTGGAACACCTCTgtctaaatttttatacaaggTATTTTATCAGCTATCTACTGTAAAAATGAACAACATTAGGTTGTTTTGGTATCAGATATTgggaaattaaataaatgatgtacATATCATATACACAATGACCgtataattatattcatataaacattaattagtaattattaataaattttattaagtaccACAACCGATGTGCGGACCACTACGTCTGTTAATTgttcatacatattttatggGCAAATCATGACTCCGGTGGGTGTATTATAATCTTTTAACTATCAAGTTATTTCCAAGTCTATGAATAGTCGAAACTTGTTAGGTGTCAGGCTCTTAATTTTATACCATACACTGATTCCCATTGAATTGTCATCGACCATCTTGTCTCTATTATTGACTGACGCTAATTCATCAAGACGAACACCCTGTGTattagtgttgcccaaaatcggtcttggtcttgcagtcttggtcttgttcttgcacttttgcaagaccaagaccaataccaagaccgccttattgtagcaagaccaataccaagactgaagcctgcaagacttgagcaagacaatacttaaacctgcaagactcttgcgtcttgcagttaagtcaaactgagatttgggcattattaagtaggtatttgtattaaatcccgattttgagaaacgttccccagtatcaaaaccgtaggtatcgtcataacactaaactaagggCTGCAGTTGTATCTGCAGTTGGCAACGTGCCGCTCGTCTGAAAGAACCCTGAAAggtattgtattgattaggtaggtaagtacttattatatttcaactatttattaagtaggtagcgTGTTAATACTCACAAATCTGTTCCCATCATCCCATGTGATGTAAATGTACCTAGAATAACTTTCTAGCAAAGTTCATACCTTGTTGATCTACCACAGATCTGCCAGCGTTGccagattttttattgtcaAGGCGGGATTTTGGAACTTTTTCAGTTAAAAAAGTGGGAATCTCTCGTCAATAGCGGGACATAGTAACTAAaggtgatattttaaatcagaGTTACCCTATCGTTAAACACTTgtcttcttaataaaaaaaaaaaaataaacaaaacaaaactaaaccaaaaaaagtattcataTCATTAGACAAATGGCGTTTCAAATAATtgtcagaaatctgaggaatGAGTATATGATATACCTGGTATCTTTTTTTGGTAGCTGTTAAAAGAGCTGGTGCAATTTCTGAGCATGGCAGTGGTGTCTTGAGTAACCCCAAAAAGCGGGAAAAATGTCCCGCGCGGGGCATTTcatgttcattaaaaaatcgGGACGTATGGCAACGCTGgtatctacctataataatatattatgcttGTTTATGTCTAATGTGCAGATTTTACGTTAGTACTCGTAGGTTGGtatgtgcttaaaattatagccaacaaaattatataaacattatgtaGGTAGCTACttatgtttcaaagtttatattattcttctattcagaaaaatttaaaactaacaagcTAGCGAGTCGAGTAGGTCTAGTAACAGTTTCTACGGCAGCCAATGTTATGGTACAGACGCCAGCACATTGAGCTCCTACAATCTGTCAAATTTCTTTAACAGATTTTCAACTTTATCGCTAGAGTATTAAGGTTCAAGGTTAATTGGGAAAATGTGACGTTCTGCGAATAAACTGTTGGTCGGTCGGTGtattatatacctaattatttgataatttaccgaCAAAGACGCCGCGGTTTGCAACAAGTGTATCACAGCATTTGACACTGTTTGAGCGCCGCATTTGCCGACAAAGAGTACGGACAGAGGCACACAAAATTgttacctattttggtagggttggtatagggggataaaattaaatgtctcagcagtaggtaggtataaattgaatgctCTGAGTTTCTTGTACAAATACATTCTCACACTGGCTGTCCGGCGAgatcataattaataactaagtaggtattgcatctattgaatttcgaatattttaatttcgaaataatcattgttaatatcggtaaatgatagatagtgagtgatatacctaggtactaaaatgtgagcagcaagattgaaaattgtatatgccatgtcagtgctttccataagtttattttaaaaaaagctctTAAGTAAGATTTAGAGTTCACTATTACACAcaacaaattatgaaaaatatatttagactgagtacttagggaattagtagaaaaaatattctatcgtaGATACCTAGTTAAAAcgttgtgtttacttaattttatttttctgtgctaaTGCCAGCATTGACAAccctaccaaaataggtaaaaatttagtccgCCTTAGTCCTAGACTTTGTGTTGCCGCCGTCGCGTCGCTTTCATGTCAAAGGTCGCCGCCACTGCCCATGTTCCAAAGAATAAAATAGGTTTCCGGGTGCTCAGAACGGACGCCAATAGATTATGTTGTCCTCGCAAGGAAGATTGTAGTCGTaagcatattataaaaaaatttgtaataacaatatacctagtttatattattattatacctttttaaaggaCATTGCACTGCAAATTTGGAAGTgggttaattt
This genomic stretch from Pieris napi chromosome 19, ilPieNapi1.2, whole genome shotgun sequence harbors:
- the LOC125059180 gene encoding zinc finger protein 239-like isoform X1, producing the protein MDDICRLCCSNKFVNNYIFDEEKALFSKMSMYLPIKVVKNDPLPKKICDKCSCKVNDFYQFCNETIEVENRLRKMLSLQLAITVPNPVRNTLNLGIETTDYLKNEQSTQAEEDFQIKVKVEPLQSPIVIKQELVSNDDSFDHNGSDSDDNLLIEIKKNKNPKEENERNGHVQSAEKKNHAMLHAEFFDMNLKDSINLEIVKDESDDGFDNMDFDKEVYYCCICFVKCKTKSDMIKHYKGHVDQTQDMKPPAAPPFPAEGRCERCRKVVRNPKAWRTHWQRHWKRDRRPYRCTLCEKSFQGHQQILKHGLIHKPEFENPNQQPSKPIKRFVCDLCPEGFVYMRCLLAHRNSTHPEASSRELALRCALCSRSFTHLNSLRRHLRSHSGDRNYLCNVCGKSLTSREHLKFHIRIHTGYKPNVCKTCGKGFVKKCNLTLHERVHSGEKPYVCSHCGKAFSQRSTLVIHERYHSGARPYKCAVCGRGFVAKGLLSMHLKTSCVDLPAPTGREMHSPKVERVDPRLLEH